The following are from one region of the Cloacibacterium normanense genome:
- a CDS encoding dicarboxylate/amino acid:cation symporter encodes MKGQNKLFFAIIIALVLGVIIGGVVHTQFPENTESFSKNIKLLGTIFIRLVQMIIAPLVFTTLVVGIAKMGDTAMIGRVGGKAMLWFITASLVSLMLGLVLVNWLEPGHVTKLPIQDANSAKEILDNSKGFSLEDFVKHVVPKSVFEAFATNEVLQIVLFSIMFGTALSHLGDEYSKPVIKFLDVCAHAILKMVGYIMWFAPLGVLGAIAAVVATNGFEIFKVYAIYLRDFFFALGILWLILCIVGYLILGNRLFELLRRIKEPLLIAFSTTSSEAVFPKLVTELERFGCNNRIVSFILPLGYSFNLDGSMMYMTFASIFIAQIYGIDMTVGQQITMLLVLMLTSKGIAGVPRASLVIIVATCSMFGIPPEGIALILPIDHFCDMGRSMTNVLGNALATSAVSKWEGQLDNHGGEL; translated from the coding sequence ATGAAAGGACAAAACAAACTTTTCTTTGCAATTATCATTGCTTTAGTTTTAGGGGTAATTATTGGTGGAGTAGTACACACTCAGTTTCCAGAAAATACAGAATCTTTTTCTAAAAATATAAAACTTCTCGGCACCATTTTCATTAGATTAGTACAGATGATTATCGCACCATTGGTTTTCACCACATTGGTTGTGGGAATCGCAAAAATGGGAGATACTGCAATGATTGGCAGAGTTGGTGGTAAAGCGATGCTTTGGTTTATTACCGCTTCTTTGGTTTCGCTCATGTTAGGTTTGGTTTTGGTAAATTGGTTAGAACCTGGTCATGTTACGAAATTACCTATTCAAGATGCTAATTCTGCTAAAGAAATCTTGGATAATTCTAAAGGATTTTCTCTGGAAGATTTTGTGAAACACGTAGTGCCAAAAAGCGTTTTCGAAGCTTTTGCTACCAATGAAGTTTTACAAATTGTATTATTTTCTATTATGTTTGGTACTGCCCTTTCTCATTTGGGTGATGAATATTCTAAACCTGTAATCAAATTTTTAGATGTTTGCGCACATGCTATTCTGAAAATGGTAGGTTATATCATGTGGTTCGCACCACTTGGTGTTTTAGGTGCTATTGCAGCAGTTGTGGCAACCAATGGTTTTGAAATTTTCAAAGTTTATGCGATTTATCTTCGAGATTTCTTCTTTGCACTTGGAATCTTATGGTTGATTTTATGTATTGTAGGTTATCTCATTTTAGGAAATAGATTGTTCGAATTATTAAGAAGAATCAAAGAACCTTTGCTTATTGCATTTTCTACAACCAGTTCAGAAGCGGTTTTCCCGAAATTGGTAACAGAATTAGAGCGTTTCGGGTGTAACAATAGAATTGTATCATTTATTTTACCATTAGGATATTCTTTCAATTTAGATGGAAGCATGATGTACATGACTTTTGCCTCTATTTTCATTGCTCAGATTTATGGAATCGACATGACAGTTGGTCAACAAATCACTATGCTTTTGGTGTTAATGTTGACTTCAAAAGGAATTGCAGGAGTTCCAAGAGCGAGTTTGGTGATTATTGTAGCGACTTGTTCTATGTTCGGAATTCCACCAGAAGGAATTGCACTCATTTTACCGATTGACCATTTCTGCGATATGGGAAGAAGCATGACCAATGTTTTAGGAAATGCACTTGCAACTTCTGCCGTTTCTAAATGGGAAGGGCAGCTCGATAATCACGGTGGTGAGTTATAA
- the lptB gene encoding LPS export ABC transporter ATP-binding protein, translating into MILRGENLIKEYGPKKVVKGVSVEVKKGEIVGLLGPNGAGKTTTFYMIVGLVKPTSGKITLDGKDITNDAMYKRAQKGIGYLAQEASVFRKLSVEDNILGVLQLTNKSKEEQIRRTNELIEEFSLEHVRKNRGDLLSGGERRRTEIARCLATDPDFILLDEPFAGVDPIAVEDIQKIIRSLVKKDIGVLITDHNVQQTLAITNKTYIMFEGNILKEGVPEDLANDPQVRQAYLGENFRFEKF; encoded by the coding sequence ATGATTTTACGTGGCGAAAATTTAATTAAAGAATACGGACCTAAAAAAGTAGTAAAAGGAGTTTCCGTAGAAGTAAAAAAAGGAGAAATTGTAGGTTTACTCGGACCAAATGGTGCGGGAAAAACCACTACTTTCTATATGATTGTAGGCTTGGTAAAACCTACTTCTGGCAAAATTACGCTTGACGGAAAAGATATTACCAATGATGCCATGTATAAACGTGCGCAAAAAGGAATTGGTTATTTGGCTCAGGAAGCTTCTGTTTTTAGAAAGCTGTCAGTAGAAGATAATATTTTGGGAGTTTTACAACTCACCAATAAATCTAAAGAAGAACAAATCCGCAGAACCAACGAACTGATTGAAGAATTTTCACTAGAGCACGTTCGTAAAAACCGTGGAGATTTACTTTCTGGTGGTGAAAGACGTAGAACCGAAATCGCGCGTTGTCTCGCTACAGACCCAGATTTTATTCTTTTGGATGAACCTTTTGCAGGAGTAGACCCAATTGCTGTGGAGGATATTCAGAAAATTATCAGAAGTTTGGTGAAAAAAGATATCGGCGTTCTGATAACCGACCACAACGTACAACAAACTTTGGCGATTACCAATAAAACTTACATTATGTTCGAAGGAAACATCTTAAAAGAAGGTGTTCCAGAAGATTTAGCCAATGATCCACAAGTAAGACAAGCTTATTTGGGTGAGAATTTTAGATTTGAAAAATTCTAA
- a CDS encoding thiamine diphosphokinase has translation MNALLFINGTPPNELPHLEGYDMIACSDGAFHYLKDKNFPLDKLDFISGDFDSHEGSDENIYHEKFIHTPDQDFTDFQKALDILKNHGVQKVDVYGGSGGEQDHFLGNLHVAFLFKNEMEITFFDEFSRYFFIPKNFKIHEVEGKMISLLPFPFVEKISTKGLNWELFNEELSLTKRVGTRNFARENTVEITYENGDVLIFIGN, from the coding sequence ATGAATGCACTCCTTTTCATCAACGGAACTCCACCTAATGAACTTCCTCATTTGGAAGGTTATGATATGATTGCTTGTAGTGATGGGGCTTTTCATTATTTAAAGGATAAAAATTTCCCTCTGGATAAACTTGATTTTATTTCAGGAGATTTTGATTCTCATGAAGGCAGTGACGAAAATATTTACCACGAAAAATTCATTCATACTCCGGATCAAGATTTTACCGATTTTCAAAAAGCTTTAGATATTCTCAAAAATCATGGTGTACAAAAAGTAGACGTTTACGGAGGAAGCGGTGGTGAACAAGACCATTTTTTAGGAAATCTTCACGTAGCTTTTCTCTTTAAAAATGAAATGGAAATCACTTTTTTTGACGAGTTTTCCAGATACTTTTTCATCCCAAAAAATTTTAAAATTCACGAAGTAGAAGGAAAGATGATTTCGCTTTTACCATTTCCTTTTGTAGAAAAAATTTCGACTAAAGGGCTTAACTGGGAGCTCTTTAACGAAGAATTGAGCTTAACCAAAAGAGTAGGAACTCGAAATTTTGCCCGAGAAAACACTGTAGAAATCACGTATGAAAACGGTGATGTATTGATTTTTATCGGAAACTAA
- a CDS encoding SH3 domain-containing protein, which yields MSLQEKYSSVVSAAQSAGISDLKVQEQDGILYISGTTSSNVAKDAVWNALGAIDATYSASDINIDVQVAGLAVGTSLTVDTESSNLNIRQEPSTEGVILGKAAKGEVVTLVEQSSDEWWKIKTKDGEEGYAYSRYLRA from the coding sequence ATGTCATTACAAGAAAAATATTCAAGTGTAGTTTCAGCAGCTCAGTCTGCAGGAATTTCTGATTTAAAGGTTCAAGAACAAGACGGAATTCTTTACATTTCAGGAACTACTTCTTCTAACGTTGCAAAAGATGCTGTTTGGAATGCTTTAGGAGCTATAGATGCCACTTATTCTGCTTCAGATATCAATATAGATGTACAAGTAGCTGGTTTAGCTGTAGGTACTTCACTTACTGTAGATACAGAAAGTTCTAACCTAAACATTAGACAGGAGCCTTCTACAGAAGGCGTAATTTTAGGAAAAGCGGCAAAAGGTGAGGTGGTAACTTTAGTAGAACAATCTTCAGACGAGTGGTGGAAAATTAAAACCAAAGACGGAGAAGAAGGTTATGCTTATTCTAGATATTTAAGAGCTTAA
- the ruvX gene encoding Holliday junction resolvase RuvX, with amino-acid sequence MSQVVAIDYGKVRCGIAATDDMQLIASALTTVETKNIFSFLEKYFSENKVETLVIGLPTDLKGNLSEIETDILKFIEKVKKLFPEVEIHRFDERFTSKMASFFISQSGKNKKQRQEKALIDKVSATIILQNFLEQKQR; translated from the coding sequence ATGAGTCAAGTAGTTGCTATTGATTACGGAAAAGTGCGTTGCGGAATTGCAGCTACAGATGATATGCAGTTGATTGCTAGTGCATTAACTACTGTAGAAACCAAAAATATTTTTTCTTTTTTAGAAAAATATTTTTCAGAAAATAAAGTTGAAACGCTGGTAATAGGTTTACCTACTGATTTGAAGGGGAATTTATCAGAAATTGAGACGGATATTTTAAAATTTATAGAAAAAGTGAAAAAACTTTTTCCCGAAGTAGAAATTCATCGGTTTGATGAACGTTTTACCTCAAAAATGGCTTCGTTTTTTATCTCTCAAAGTGGGAAAAATAAAAAACAGAGACAAGAAAAAGCGCTCATCGATAAAGTGAGTGCTACCATAATTTTACAGAATTTTTTAGAACAAAAACAAAGATGA
- a CDS encoding Ppx/GppA phosphatase family protein codes for MKIAAIDIGSNAARLLINEVKEPKKGKPEFVKLNLLRIPFRLGIDVFTTGEIGKERKEMVIKSMKVFSQLMEIYGVEHYRACATSAMRDAKNGKEIIDLVKKESGIQIEIISGDEEATLIYENHVAEGLDKNFGYLYIDVGGGSTELTYYENGKMKYEHSFNIGTIRLLNNLVTKENWEEMKTQIKTKIVSKKPMVAIGSGGNINKIFSMSKTKDGKPMSANMLKTFYKDLKELSVEERMLKHNLREDRADVIVPALEIFNKVLNWAEISQIFVPKISVADGLIHSIYDKVKK; via the coding sequence ATGAAAATTGCAGCAATAGACATCGGGAGTAATGCAGCAAGATTGCTCATCAATGAAGTAAAAGAACCTAAAAAAGGAAAGCCAGAATTCGTAAAACTGAATCTTCTGAGAATTCCTTTCAGATTGGGAATAGACGTTTTTACCACTGGTGAAATTGGCAAAGAAAGAAAGGAAATGGTCATTAAATCTATGAAAGTTTTCTCTCAATTGATGGAAATTTATGGCGTAGAACATTACCGAGCTTGTGCTACCAGTGCAATGCGAGATGCTAAAAATGGTAAAGAAATTATAGATTTGGTCAAAAAGGAATCAGGAATACAGATTGAAATTATTTCTGGAGACGAAGAAGCTACGCTTATCTACGAAAATCACGTAGCAGAAGGACTTGACAAAAATTTTGGATATTTATACATAGACGTAGGTGGTGGTTCTACAGAATTGACATACTACGAAAATGGCAAAATGAAATACGAACATTCTTTCAATATTGGTACGATTAGATTGCTCAATAATCTAGTCACCAAAGAAAATTGGGAAGAAATGAAAACCCAAATCAAAACCAAAATTGTGAGCAAAAAACCTATGGTTGCGATTGGTTCTGGCGGAAATATCAATAAAATTTTTAGCATGAGCAAAACCAAAGATGGAAAACCAATGTCTGCGAATATGCTCAAAACATTTTATAAAGATTTAAAAGAACTTTCGGTAGAAGAAAGAATGCTGAAACACAACTTAAGAGAAGACAGAGCAGATGTAATTGTTCCAGCGCTAGAGATTTTCAACAAAGTACTGAATTGGGCAGAAATTTCACAAATTTTCGTTCCTAAAATTTCTGTTGCAGATGGATTAATTCACAGTATTTATGATAAAGTGAAAAAGTAA
- a CDS encoding SixA phosphatase family protein, translating into MKTLLLVRHAKSDWPTNIDDFDRPLNERGHKDAPKMAKFLKEISVTIDAFVTSPAKRALTTCRYFAEVFENKNIQKIEELYNASPTEFLEVIEHLNDSLDHVAIFSHNNGITYFANSLTNENIEHMPTCSVVAFKISAESWKEFKNAEKNFLFFHKPKEI; encoded by the coding sequence ATGAAAACACTTCTTTTAGTAAGACATGCCAAAAGTGATTGGCCAACGAACATAGATGATTTTGACCGACCACTGAATGAGCGCGGACACAAAGATGCCCCTAAAATGGCGAAATTCCTCAAAGAAATTTCTGTAACCATAGATGCATTTGTGACCAGTCCTGCAAAAAGAGCATTGACTACTTGCAGATATTTTGCCGAAGTGTTCGAGAATAAAAACATTCAAAAAATAGAAGAATTATACAATGCTTCGCCTACAGAATTTCTAGAAGTGATAGAACATCTTAACGATTCTTTAGATCATGTTGCCATTTTTTCTCATAATAACGGGATTACTTATTTTGCTAATTCTCTAACCAATGAAAATATAGAACACATGCCAACTTGTTCTGTGGTAGCTTTTAAAATTTCTGCCGAAAGTTGGAAAGAGTTTAAAAACGCAGAGAAAAATTTCTTATTCTTCCACAAGCCAAAAGAAATATAA
- a CDS encoding Mrp/NBP35 family ATP-binding protein, translating into MLTKTRVQEFLKEIEVDDLVQNFQVMGDDVYIDMIAHSPAMHEKKKLEAAMKQAFATEFGDQVVLKLKITSPEPSQVQQNQIKGKEIPGIQNIIAIASGKGGVGKSTVTANLAVTLQKMGFSVGVLDADIYGPSVPTMFDTEAEKPISVEVDGKNMMKPIENYGVKMLSIGYFSGANQAVVWRGPMASKALNQMLRDAAWGNLDFLLIDLPPGTGDIHLSIIQEVPVTGAVIVSTPQHVALADVKKGIAMFTMESINIPVLGLIENMAYFTPEELPENKYYIFGKQGAQFMAEDLGIPVLGEIPLIQSIREAGDVGRPVALQEGSKIAEIYKETAQKMIESLVERNKNLPPTEAVKITTMAGCSTKK; encoded by the coding sequence ATGTTGACGAAAACCAGAGTTCAGGAGTTTCTGAAAGAAATAGAAGTAGATGATTTAGTACAAAACTTCCAAGTAATGGGTGATGATGTGTACATTGATATGATTGCACATTCTCCAGCAATGCACGAAAAAAAGAAGCTAGAAGCGGCCATGAAGCAGGCTTTTGCTACGGAATTTGGTGACCAAGTAGTGCTGAAACTTAAAATTACTTCGCCTGAACCTTCACAAGTTCAACAAAACCAAATCAAAGGAAAAGAAATCCCAGGAATTCAAAATATCATCGCCATTGCTTCTGGTAAAGGTGGTGTAGGAAAATCTACGGTTACTGCAAACTTAGCCGTGACTTTACAAAAAATGGGATTCTCTGTAGGTGTTCTAGATGCTGATATTTACGGACCATCTGTTCCTACCATGTTTGACACCGAAGCAGAAAAACCAATTTCTGTAGAAGTAGATGGTAAAAATATGATGAAACCTATCGAAAATTACGGCGTGAAAATGCTTTCCATTGGTTATTTCTCTGGAGCGAATCAAGCAGTAGTGTGGAGAGGACCTATGGCAAGTAAAGCTTTGAATCAAATGCTTCGTGATGCAGCTTGGGGAAATCTAGATTTCTTATTGATTGACCTTCCTCCAGGAACAGGAGATATTCACCTTTCGATTATTCAAGAAGTTCCTGTAACGGGTGCTGTAATTGTTTCTACACCGCAACATGTAGCTTTAGCAGACGTGAAAAAAGGAATCGCTATGTTTACGATGGAAAGCATTAATATTCCAGTTTTAGGGTTGATAGAAAATATGGCGTATTTTACACCAGAAGAATTGCCAGAAAATAAATATTACATCTTCGGAAAACAAGGCGCTCAGTTTATGGCGGAAGATTTAGGAATTCCAGTTTTAGGTGAAATTCCTTTAATTCAAAGCATCAGAGAAGCTGGGGATGTTGGTAGACCAGTAGCATTGCAAGAAGGTTCTAAAATTGCAGAAATCTATAAAGAAACTGCACAAAAAATGATAGAAAGTTTAGTGGAAAGAAATAAAAATCTTCCACCAACTGAAGCGGTGAAAATTACAACAATGGCAGGTTGCTCCACCAAAAAATAA
- a CDS encoding cob(I)yrinic acid a,c-diamide adenosyltransferase, with protein sequence MKIYTKTGDKGETSLYGGTRVSKAAARVESYGTLDELNAFIGLAKAEISDEKVLSQLQKIQFDLFTVGSEAATPTDKLILANGKNRLDLMISEKEISELEIWMDDLDASLEPLQFFILPSGGKAAASIHVCRTVCRRAERAMVHLNETEEVRPELIKYLNRLSDYLFILARYISKISGEKEDYWNPSER encoded by the coding sequence ATGAAAATTTACACCAAAACTGGCGATAAAGGCGAAACCTCATTGTACGGAGGAACCAGAGTTTCTAAAGCAGCTGCAAGAGTAGAATCTTACGGAACTTTAGACGAACTCAATGCGTTTATTGGTTTGGCAAAAGCCGAAATTTCTGATGAAAAAGTTTTAAGTCAATTACAAAAAATTCAATTTGATTTATTTACGGTAGGTTCAGAAGCGGCAACTCCTACAGATAAACTGATTTTAGCCAATGGTAAAAATCGTCTAGATTTAATGATTTCCGAAAAGGAAATATCAGAATTAGAAATTTGGATGGATGATTTAGATGCATCTTTAGAACCTTTACAATTCTTTATTTTACCAAGCGGTGGAAAAGCTGCTGCATCTATTCACGTTTGTAGAACGGTTTGCAGAAGAGCAGAACGCGCTATGGTTCATCTCAATGAAACCGAAGAAGTAAGACCAGAACTCATCAAATATCTCAATAGATTGTCTGATTATCTGTTTATTTTGGCAAGATATATCTCTAAAATTTCTGGAGAAAAAGAAGATTACTGGAATCCTTCAGAAAGATAA
- a CDS encoding type III PLP-dependent enzyme domain-containing protein, translating to MKIKYAELIDQTLYFPQEEFKYEDQQLYFHDIPLMDLVEKFGTPLKFSYLPKISQNIQRAKTWFKDAIKKNEYKNSYRYCYCTKSSHFSFVLEEALKNDISIETSSAFDMNIVKNLFETGKIDKTIEVVCNGFKTDDYLAKISDLINNGFENVIPVLDNYRELDKLTESIDTTFDIGIRIASEEEPKFEFYTSRLGIGYKDIIPYYSQKIAEHPNARLKMLHFFINTGIKDTAYYWNELFKCLRVYARLKKIAPEVDSLNIGGGFPIKNSLQFDYDYEYMVNEIVYQIKKFCEEEGVEEPNIYTEFGSFTVGESAGNLYKIISQKRQNDREKWNMIDSSFMTTLPDSWAISKRFIMLPLNRWEDSYERVFLGGLTCDSDDYYNSEQHANAIYLPVFSDTKPLYIGFFNTGAYQESISGFGGVHHCLLPQPKHILISKAKNGKLQYEVFSEEQKPEDVLHLLGYK from the coding sequence ATGAAGATAAAATATGCTGAACTTATTGACCAAACACTTTATTTTCCGCAAGAGGAATTTAAGTATGAGGATCAACAGTTGTACTTTCATGATATTCCTTTGATGGACTTGGTAGAAAAATTCGGAACTCCTTTGAAGTTCAGTTATTTACCTAAGATTTCGCAAAACATTCAGCGTGCAAAAACGTGGTTTAAAGATGCCATCAAAAAGAATGAATATAAAAATTCTTACAGATACTGTTACTGTACCAAATCTTCGCACTTTTCTTTCGTATTAGAAGAAGCGCTAAAGAATGATATTTCTATCGAAACGTCTTCTGCTTTTGACATGAATATTGTTAAAAATCTATTCGAAACAGGGAAAATTGACAAGACGATAGAAGTGGTTTGTAATGGTTTCAAAACCGATGATTATTTGGCTAAAATTTCAGATTTAATCAATAATGGTTTTGAAAATGTGATTCCTGTTTTAGATAATTACAGAGAATTAGATAAACTGACCGAAAGTATAGATACTACCTTTGACATTGGGATTAGAATTGCTTCGGAAGAAGAGCCGAAATTTGAATTTTATACCAGCAGATTAGGAATTGGGTACAAAGATATTATCCCTTATTACAGCCAAAAAATTGCAGAACACCCGAATGCAAGGTTGAAAATGCTTCATTTTTTCATCAATACCGGAATTAAAGATACTGCGTATTATTGGAACGAACTTTTCAAATGTTTAAGGGTTTATGCGAGATTGAAAAAAATTGCTCCAGAAGTAGATTCTCTTAATATTGGTGGTGGTTTCCCAATTAAAAATTCTCTTCAATTTGATTATGATTATGAATACATGGTCAATGAAATCGTATATCAAATCAAAAAATTCTGCGAAGAAGAAGGTGTAGAAGAACCAAACATTTATACTGAATTTGGTAGTTTTACCGTAGGTGAAAGTGCTGGAAATTTATACAAAATCATTTCTCAAAAACGCCAAAACGATAGAGAAAAATGGAATATGATAGACTCTTCTTTCATGACTACACTTCCAGATTCTTGGGCGATTTCTAAAAGATTTATCATGCTTCCGTTAAACAGATGGGAAGATTCTTATGAAAGAGTTTTCTTGGGCGGTTTAACGTGTGATTCTGATGATTATTACAACTCTGAACAACATGCAAATGCTATTTATTTGCCTGTTTTCAGCGATACAAAACCTTTGTACATTGGTTTCTTTAATACTGGAGCATATCAAGAAAGCATTTCAGGTTTCGGTGGTGTTCATCACTGTTTGTTGCCTCAACCAAAACATATTTTAATTTCAAAAGCCAAAAACGGAAAACTGCAATACGAAGTATTTTCGGAAGAACAAAAACCTGAAGATGTATTGCATCTTTTAGGGTATAAATAA
- a CDS encoding IS3 family transposase (programmed frameshift), translating into MGKSKYSVDFKLKAIKRYHKGDIGTDDLGKRIGVCGSLVRKWIKFYELYGVSGLVRLSNTHYTKDFKLKILSVIEKENLSLKEASRRFNIPAESSILSWQRNYKKNGILGLENRPRGRPKTMSNYKRKKKKTGKPLTREEKLLERIYYLEAENAILKKFRRLNSGKEKSKAIEELRQDFDLAVLLHCTSMARSSFYYYQKRFQMKDKYAEIKEMINQIYHRHKGRLGYRRITLLLKEKGILINHKTVLRLMKTLGLKSIIRVKKYKSYKGEQGKIAPNVLQRNFKSDTPNQKWATDVTEFNVSGNKLYLSPIIDLFNGEIVSFDLSERPVFSQIIRMLKKSFRKVKSTQNIILHSDQGWQYQMKHYQNLLKEKGIIQSMSRKGNCLDNAVIENFFGTIKSEMFYTRKFGSIQELKIEIVKYIHYYNNDRIRLNLKGKSPVQYRTLSFENIV; encoded by the exons ATGGGAAAAAGTAAATATTCAGTAGACTTTAAATTAAAAGCTATAAAGAGATATCACAAAGGGGACATTGGAACAGACGATTTAGGAAAACGCATTGGAGTTTGTGGTTCCTTGGTTCGTAAATGGATAAAATTTTATGAACTTTATGGAGTTTCAGGACTTGTTCGGCTTTCCAATACGCATTACACAAAAGATTTTAAATTAAAGATTTTATCAGTAATTGAGAAAGAGAATTTAAGTTTAAAAGAAGCGTCGAGAAGGTTTAATATTCCTGCGGAGTCCAGTATTCTTAGTTGGCAGCGTAATTACAAAAAAAATGGTATTTTAGGTTTAGAAAACAGACCCAGAGGAAGACCTAAAACCATGAGTAATTACAAGCGAAAAAAAAAGAAAACAGGCAAACCCTTAACAAGGGAGGAAAAACTGTTGGAGAGGATTTATTATTTAGAAGCCGAGAACGCCATTTTAAAAAAGT TTAGACGCCTTAATTCAGGAAAGGAAAAATCCAAAGCCATCGAAGAGTTAAGGCAGGACTTTGATTTAGCAGTACTGCTGCATTGTACATCGATGGCAAGAAGCAGTTTTTATTACTATCAAAAACGCTTTCAAATGAAAGATAAATATGCGGAAATAAAAGAAATGATTAATCAGATTTATCATCGTCACAAAGGAAGGTTGGGCTATAGAAGAATTACTTTGCTTTTGAAAGAAAAAGGAATTTTGATTAATCACAAAACTGTTTTACGACTTATGAAAACATTAGGATTAAAGAGTATTATCCGAGTGAAGAAATATAAATCTTACAAGGGAGAGCAAGGGAAAATTGCGCCCAATGTTCTACAGAGGAATTTCAAATCGGACACTCCTAATCAGAAATGGGCAACCGATGTTACAGAGTTTAATGTATCGGGTAATAAACTTTACCTATCTCCAATCATCGATTTATTTAATGGTGAAATTGTCAGTTTTGACTTATCTGAAAGACCTGTGTTTAGCCAAATCATCAGAATGCTAAAGAAATCATTCAGAAAAGTAAAATCTACACAAAACATCATTCTACATTCTGATCAAGGTTGGCAATATCAAATGAAACATTACCAAAACTTGTTAAAAGAAAAAGGTATTATTCAAAGTATGTCCCGAAAAGGAAACTGTTTGGACAATGCGGTGATAGAAAACTTTTTTGGAACGATAAAATCAGAAATGTTTTATACCAGAAAGTTTGGTTCCATTCAGGAACTTAAGATCGAAATAGTGAAGTACATTCACTATTACAACAATGATAGAATAAGACTCAATCTCAAAGGAAAGAGTCCGGTACAGTACCGAACTCTTTCCTTTGAGAATATTGTTTAA
- a CDS encoding NifU family protein, translating into MNKDKLTHEEIVTKVMEALESIRPFLNNDGGDIELVDVIDNRVMVKLQGNCSGCPMSFSTMKLGVENTIKQFVPSIKEVVSVD; encoded by the coding sequence ATGAATAAAGATAAACTCACTCACGAAGAAATAGTAACCAAAGTAATGGAAGCTTTGGAAAGTATTCGTCCGTTTCTAAATAATGATGGTGGTGATATAGAATTGGTAGATGTTATTGACAATAGAGTAATGGTAAAACTGCAAGGAAACTGTTCTGGTTGTCCTATGAGTTTTTCTACCATGAAACTAGGTGTAGAAAATACCATCAAACAATTTGTACCAAGCATCAAAGAAGTGGTGAGTGTAGACTAA
- a CDS encoding BON domain-containing protein, with the protein MKKTIKIAALALLFSVAAFSCKKNVSDAELTTQSTTVVAAYPGTSVEVKEGVAHLSGTFASQEEKDAAIAALKNVKGVKDVMDMATVEAAASVVETVSAVAPEVQQKVTDAVKDFPAVKVDVVNGELTLTGEVTAEQARKIKMSVDALKVGKVNYNYNVKK; encoded by the coding sequence ATGAAAAAAACTATCAAAATTGCTGCTTTAGCGCTTTTATTTTCTGTGGCAGCATTTTCTTGCAAAAAAAATGTTTCTGATGCAGAACTTACCACACAATCTACTACTGTAGTTGCTGCTTATCCTGGAACTTCTGTGGAAGTGAAAGAAGGAGTGGCACATTTAAGTGGTACATTTGCTTCTCAGGAAGAAAAAGATGCAGCTATTGCAGCTCTTAAAAATGTAAAAGGAGTAAAAGATGTAATGGATATGGCTACCGTAGAAGCAGCAGCTTCTGTAGTAGAAACTGTATCTGCAGTTGCTCCAGAAGTTCAACAAAAAGTAACAGATGCGGTTAAAGATTTTCCTGCTGTAAAAGTAGATGTAGTAAACGGTGAGCTTACCTTAACAGGAGAAGTTACGGCAGAGCAAGCCAGAAAAATAAAAATGTCTGTAGATGCTCTAAAAGTGGGTAAAGTAAACTATAATTATAACGTTAAAAAATAA